A region of Sulfitobacter faviae DNA encodes the following proteins:
- a CDS encoding ArsR/SmtB family transcription factor codes for MDNDNALQAFAALGQPTRLDVFRLLIKAGGKGMSAGEIGTALDVRQNTMSANLSVLARAGLIRSKREGRSIRYFADMNGLRALLGFLLEDCCGGQPELCQPLLDELTCC; via the coding sequence ATGGATAATGACAACGCTCTCCAAGCCTTCGCCGCCTTAGGTCAGCCGACCCGGCTGGATGTCTTTCGCCTGCTAATCAAAGCGGGCGGTAAAGGCATGTCAGCGGGCGAGATCGGCACCGCGCTTGATGTGCGGCAAAATACGATGTCGGCCAACCTCTCGGTGCTGGCCCGCGCGGGGCTGATCCGCAGCAAGCGCGAAGGGCGCAGCATCCGATATTTCGCCGATATGAACGGGCTGCGCGCGCTGCTGGGCTTTCTCTTGGAAGACTGCTGCGGCGGCCAGCCTGAACTGTGCCAACCGCTGCTGGATGAGTTGACCTGCTGCTAA
- a CDS encoding YaeQ family protein, protein MAQNATIYKVELSVSDMDRHYYETHKLTIAKHPSETDERLMVRLMAFALNAHEHLEMTKGLSTDDEPDIWQKSLSGELDVWITLGLPSEKVLRQSCNKAAKVVVYPYGGRTAEVWWDKIKNSTTRFDNLEVVNLPEADTKALADLANRAMKLQVLIQDGGVTVNLDEAMVTLTLDRWKTAQ, encoded by the coding sequence ATGGCGCAGAATGCCACCATTTACAAAGTCGAGCTTTCGGTCTCGGACATGGATCGTCATTATTACGAGACCCATAAGCTGACCATCGCCAAACACCCTTCGGAAACCGATGAGCGGCTGATGGTGCGGCTGATGGCCTTTGCCCTTAACGCCCATGAGCATTTGGAAATGACAAAAGGCCTGTCGACCGACGATGAGCCAGACATCTGGCAGAAAAGTCTAAGCGGGGAGTTGGATGTTTGGATCACGCTCGGTCTGCCAAGCGAGAAGGTCTTGCGCCAGTCCTGCAACAAAGCGGCCAAGGTGGTGGTCTATCCCTATGGCGGCCGAACGGCTGAGGTTTGGTGGGACAAGATCAAGAACAGCACAACCCGTTTTGACAATCTCGAAGTGGTCAACCTGCCCGAGGCTGACACGAAAGCGCTGGCCGATCTGGCAAACCGCGCGATGAAGCTTCAGGTGTTGATCCAAGACGGCGGGGTGACGGTGAACCTTGATGAGGCGATGGTGACGCTCACGCTCGACCGTTGGAAGACTGCCCAGTAA
- a CDS encoding pyocin knob domain-containing protein, translating to MPRPTYTPPPNPAPSLGDPDFSANASGYLGWFPTFGTYVENMADWYETGFAEELIDGTAAAPAMAFASDPDTGIYRAGVNKLGFSVEGVARAYLSATALEVNVPITGTAVQSSPTDTTTNRLMKVGAFGLGGDAGPVVPNVDNHYTAGFYSGYGGAHSTPASGDNPFPTMNGAFGLLVGNSTVSEADDYVWQIAIDVSGGNGTKYRARGNVGWTSWERFLTSNELQTDYGDTTADRLLMVGAFGLGGTTGLPPDGNNANNAVRPGFYCLTNTSANNPAGNTSVLRVERSYNVIVQEVVNVGGSPRKWSRRSTDHGANWGAWDVQTATLVGTVSQSGGVPTGAVIQRGSNGNGEFMRFADGTQICWATAAPSGADAVWVFPAAFSTTSHLCFTGAGRTGTDASFVSFRNAASTASVEYNHWSHAGARLDNLGVSLVAHGRWY from the coding sequence ATGCCCCGCCCAACATACACCCCGCCCCCAAACCCCGCGCCTTCGCTTGGCGACCCGGATTTTTCCGCCAATGCAAGCGGGTATCTCGGCTGGTTTCCCACGTTCGGTACATATGTCGAGAATATGGCGGATTGGTACGAGACAGGCTTTGCTGAAGAGTTGATTGACGGCACCGCCGCTGCACCGGCGATGGCATTTGCCTCAGACCCCGATACCGGCATTTATCGTGCGGGTGTAAACAAGCTGGGCTTTTCGGTCGAGGGGGTGGCGCGGGCCTACCTTTCGGCCACGGCGCTTGAGGTCAATGTACCGATCACGGGTACTGCGGTGCAATCCAGCCCGACCGACACAACAACCAACAGGCTGATGAAGGTGGGCGCTTTCGGTTTGGGGGGCGATGCTGGCCCAGTTGTGCCAAATGTTGATAATCATTACACCGCCGGTTTCTATTCCGGCTATGGCGGCGCGCATAGTACGCCAGCATCCGGTGATAACCCATTCCCTACGATGAACGGCGCTTTCGGTCTTTTGGTGGGGAACTCTACGGTTTCTGAGGCCGATGATTACGTTTGGCAGATTGCCATTGATGTTTCAGGTGGCAACGGGACTAAATATCGAGCCCGAGGGAATGTTGGCTGGACTTCTTGGGAACGGTTTTTGACTTCCAACGAGTTGCAGACCGACTACGGAGACACCACTGCGGACAGGCTGTTGATGGTAGGAGCTTTTGGCCTTGGCGGAACTACTGGTCTCCCTCCAGACGGTAACAATGCGAACAACGCTGTTCGACCGGGTTTCTACTGCCTGACGAATACAAGCGCCAACAACCCGGCAGGCAACACCTCGGTTCTGAGAGTGGAGCGGAGTTACAACGTAATTGTGCAGGAGGTTGTGAACGTTGGGGGCTCACCCCGAAAATGGAGCAGGAGGTCAACAGACCACGGTGCGAATTGGGGCGCATGGGATGTGCAAACCGCCACTCTGGTTGGCACGGTATCGCAATCCGGCGGCGTTCCCACGGGCGCTGTGATCCAGCGCGGCAGCAACGGAAATGGTGAATTTATGCGCTTCGCTGATGGGACGCAAATTTGCTGGGCAACAGCGGCCCCGTCTGGGGCGGATGCCGTTTGGGTATTCCCGGCAGCTTTCAGTACGACAAGCCATCTATGCTTCACCGGGGCAGGGCGCACGGGTACAGACGCAAGTTTCGTGTCTTTCAGAAACGCAGCGTCTACGGCATCCGTCGAATATAACCACTGGAGCCATGCGGGGGCTAGGCTGGATAACCTTGGCGTATCCCTAGTGGCTCACGGTCGCTGGTACTAA
- a CDS encoding glycoside hydrolase family protein, which translates to MSRAGTATATKRLNAGDVPGGCEALTWYKKAGGRVWRGLVRRRSAEKVFCMAGVIA; encoded by the coding sequence GTGTCGCGAGCCGGAACTGCAACAGCGACCAAACGACTGAATGCAGGGGATGTGCCCGGCGGATGTGAAGCGCTGACCTGGTACAAAAAAGCGGGGGGGCGCGTGTGGCGTGGTCTTGTTCGGCGGCGGTCTGCTGAGAAAGTATTCTGCATGGCCGGGGTGATCGCATGA
- a CDS encoding TetR/AcrR family transcriptional regulator codes for MPRKPNHDRAELIDRARDLFWRQGWAGTSLKDLEAVLKMKPGSFYAAFGSKEALFEIALDKYAEDGAGRLAELVAEHGPMAALKRYPELAICREEAPAKACMLSKTLLELQAHGHPLAKRASAHLMGMEEQFAALFAQMQRDGEIGATHDPKALARRYQSDLLGLRVSAEREGIDAHAIAREIAEGLERL; via the coding sequence ATGCCCCGCAAACCGAACCACGACCGAGCCGAGTTGATCGACCGCGCCCGCGATCTGTTCTGGCGTCAGGGCTGGGCGGGCACGTCGCTGAAAGACCTCGAAGCGGTGCTGAAGATGAAGCCCGGCAGTTTCTACGCGGCCTTCGGGTCAAAAGAGGCGCTGTTTGAAATCGCTTTGGACAAATATGCCGAGGATGGGGCCGGGCGCTTGGCCGAATTGGTCGCGGAACATGGTCCGATGGCGGCGCTGAAACGCTATCCCGAATTGGCGATCTGCCGCGAGGAGGCTCCGGCCAAAGCCTGCATGCTGTCCAAAACCTTGCTGGAGCTACAGGCCCATGGCCACCCGCTGGCCAAACGGGCCAGCGCGCATCTTATGGGAATGGAAGAGCAATTCGCGGCGCTTTTCGCGCAGATGCAGCGAGACGGGGAAATCGGCGCCACGCATGATCCAAAGGCGCTAGCCCGGCGTTATCAGAGCGATCTTTTGGGCCTGCGCGTCTCGGCCGAGCGGGAGGGGATCGACGCCCATGCCATCGCCCGCGAAATCGCCGAAGGGCTGGAGCGGCTGTAG
- a CDS encoding glycoside hydrolase family protein → MNLIDNWRRIAFRSYSMWSLYLGLLALLGSEILYGFFGIEADPYPLGRAALAFFIIGIFGRLIRQDAGSVVFRRGLFLTAFAYGLVMLFQSLGGAVIEDRQAPEYRHEVRIEQRALIIPAMAEVPVELVKAGGVAPEGEFLAIAVPFIGEWEGLRLVAYKDVVGVWTVCFGETKGVRPGDRYTVAECEAMLAREILSYRQGLHRYFTPRLCPIGCPSSAMWLTSALLTMSACREPELQQRPND, encoded by the coding sequence ATGAATCTCATAGATAATTGGCGACGGATCGCCTTTCGAAGCTATTCGATGTGGAGCCTGTACCTAGGCCTCCTCGCCCTCTTGGGTAGTGAAATCCTCTACGGGTTTTTCGGCATTGAGGCGGACCCCTACCCACTCGGTAGGGCGGCTCTCGCGTTCTTCATTATCGGCATCTTCGGGCGTTTGATCCGGCAGGACGCAGGGAGCGTTGTTTTCCGCCGAGGCCTGTTCCTCACGGCTTTCGCCTACGGCTTGGTGATGCTGTTTCAATCGCTGGGCGGTGCGGTCATCGAGGACCGACAGGCGCCGGAGTATCGCCATGAAGTCCGCATTGAACAGCGCGCCTTAATCATCCCGGCGATGGCGGAGGTGCCCGTGGAGCTGGTCAAGGCCGGGGGTGTCGCGCCCGAAGGCGAGTTCTTGGCGATCGCCGTGCCGTTCATCGGCGAGTGGGAGGGCTTGCGGCTGGTGGCCTACAAGGATGTTGTCGGTGTCTGGACCGTCTGCTTTGGAGAGACGAAGGGCGTCCGGCCTGGCGACCGCTATACCGTGGCGGAATGCGAAGCCATGCTCGCCCGCGAAATACTCAGCTATCGGCAAGGTTTGCACCGCTACTTTACCCCTCGACTCTGTCCGATCGGCTGCCCGTCAAGCGCGATGTGGCTTACGTCAGCCTTGCTTACAATGTCGGCGTGTCGCGAGCCGGAACTGCAACAGCGACCAAACGACTGA
- a CDS encoding carboxymuconolactone decarboxylase family protein, giving the protein MTFPSHDQNTAPEASKPLLEESQKAFGRLPGLHKVLAESPQAYEGYQVLHKLFTETEFDAEELTVVWQSINVENECHYCVPAHTGIAKMMKVSDEISDALRNETALPTPKLEALRTFTVQMVRNRGFVSDTQMQAFFDAGYGHRAVLDVILGMAQKTISNYVNHVAETPVDEVFQPLAWKRGDKKLDV; this is encoded by the coding sequence ATGACATTCCCGTCCCACGACCAAAACACCGCGCCCGAAGCCTCCAAGCCGCTGCTGGAAGAATCGCAAAAGGCCTTTGGCCGCCTGCCGGGTCTGCACAAGGTGCTGGCCGAAAGCCCGCAGGCCTATGAAGGCTATCAGGTGCTGCACAAGCTCTTCACCGAGACCGAGTTCGACGCCGAAGAGCTGACCGTTGTTTGGCAGTCGATCAACGTCGAGAACGAGTGCCATTACTGCGTGCCCGCCCACACCGGCATCGCCAAGATGATGAAGGTCTCGGACGAGATCAGTGACGCGCTGCGCAATGAAACGGCCCTGCCGACGCCCAAACTCGAAGCGCTGCGGACCTTCACCGTGCAGATGGTGCGCAACCGCGGCTTCGTTTCCGACACGCAGATGCAGGCGTTTTTCGACGCAGGCTATGGTCACCGCGCGGTGCTGGACGTGATCCTCGGCATGGCGCAGAAAACCATCTCCAACTACGTCAACCACGTTGCCGAAACCCCGGTGGATGAGGTTTTCCAGCCGCTGGCATGGAAGCGCGGCGACAAGAAGCTCGACGTTTAA
- a CDS encoding glycoside hydrolase family 113: protein MIDRRTLLWALGSTALTATAAFPREAGGALRGFNLIETPNAPFGSTAAAQSIARLRDTGATAATVIPFLWQPSPSSSAIVMGDALPHDRIAAGIAQLHAAGLAAIVKPHVWVPESWAGAIAPEPDSADAWHAAYAEVLRAIALTAERNGADVLVLGTELRGVSGAPRWGDTIAEIRALFSGKLTYVAHGADEAEKIAFWPDLDAVAVSLYPVLGAPDAPTDWDRAIAAELDRVAAVARKHSKPIWIAEIGLRSAEGATARPWESAEERAAPADMALQAEVLARWLRALEARGIQDVWIWRWFTDPDGGGAGDTDFTVQNKVAQEVIAGFWREG, encoded by the coding sequence ATGATCGACCGTCGCACGCTTCTCTGGGCCCTCGGCTCTACCGCTTTGACTGCGACAGCGGCGTTTCCGCGAGAGGCGGGTGGCGCCCTACGCGGGTTCAACCTGATCGAGACGCCGAACGCCCCCTTCGGCAGCACCGCCGCCGCCCAAAGCATCGCGCGGCTGCGTGACACAGGCGCGACGGCGGCGACGGTGATCCCCTTCCTATGGCAGCCTTCGCCCAGCTCCAGCGCCATCGTCATGGGGGATGCGCTGCCCCATGACAGGATCGCCGCCGGGATCGCGCAGCTGCACGCCGCGGGGCTCGCCGCCATCGTCAAACCCCATGTCTGGGTGCCCGAAAGCTGGGCCGGCGCGATTGCCCCCGAGCCGGACAGCGCAGACGCATGGCACGCCGCCTACGCAGAGGTTCTGCGCGCCATCGCGCTCACGGCAGAGCGCAACGGCGCCGACGTGCTCGTCCTCGGCACCGAATTGCGCGGCGTATCGGGGGCGCCGCGTTGGGGCGACACCATCGCCGAGATACGCGCGCTTTTCAGCGGAAAGCTCACCTATGTCGCCCATGGCGCCGATGAGGCCGAGAAGATCGCATTCTGGCCCGATCTGGATGCCGTGGCGGTATCCCTCTACCCCGTTCTAGGCGCCCCGGACGCGCCGACCGATTGGGACCGCGCCATCGCCGCAGAATTGGACCGGGTCGCCGCCGTGGCGCGCAAACACTCAAAACCCATCTGGATCGCGGAAATCGGCCTCCGCTCCGCCGAAGGCGCGACCGCCCGCCCATGGGAAAGCGCCGAAGAACGCGCCGCCCCCGCCGATATGGCGCTTCAGGCCGAGGTGCTGGCACGCTGGCTCCGCGCCCTTGAGGCCCGTGGGATTCAAGACGTCTGGATCTGGCGTTGGTTCACCGACCCCGACGGCGGCGGCGCGGGAGACACTGATTTTACGGTGCAGAATAAGGTGGCGCAGGAGGTGATCGCAGGTTTTTGGCGCGAAGGATGA
- a CDS encoding DUF5658 family protein produces the protein MMYELITILALFVVQIADVWTTNQILARGGRELNPIMKWIMDKTGDQWSVVKVAAALIVAAFLWANGDISAVWIITAITGLVALNNYRVLRGMR, from the coding sequence ATGATGTACGAGCTCATAACCATTCTCGCCTTGTTCGTGGTTCAAATTGCAGACGTTTGGACAACCAATCAGATTCTCGCCCGCGGCGGCCGTGAGCTGAACCCGATCATGAAATGGATCATGGATAAGACCGGTGATCAGTGGTCAGTGGTGAAGGTCGCGGCCGCGCTGATCGTAGCCGCATTCCTCTGGGCTAATGGAGATATCTCGGCCGTCTGGATCATCACCGCGATCACGGGGCTCGTTGCCCTGAATAACTATCGAGTGTTGCGAGGCATGAGATGA